In Asticcacaulis sp. SL142, the sequence CACGCCGGGGAGGTATAAACAAAGGTGGGATGTGGCATTTTTCTTATACTCCCCCGGTGTACCGGGGGAGGTGGATGGCCGAAGGCCAGACGGAGGGGGCCTCTTACTTTAACCGCCGCCGTAATCCGGTCGTTCCGGAGGGCGCCAGTACTGAACCGGTGCGCGCAGAGGGTCTTGCGTATCAATAACCCGCGCTAAGGGCGGCTCAGGTTTGGAGGCAGGGGCCACGACCTCATCGGACAGGTCATCGATCAGGTCGTCGTCTTCGTCGCCGTAGCCTTCGAAAATCTGTGTCCAGTCCGTATAAACGGGCGGCGAGGGGGCCGGAACCGGCGCAGGCGCGGGCTTAAGTGTTTTGGCTTCCTCGGCTTCACGCGCAAGCCGCAAACCGTTGACGCGGTCCACCCAGTAGGCGTGGTGTTCGGCGCGTCTTTGCTCGGCCTCAGCCGCCTCGGCTGCTTCTTGTTCAGGGGTGAGCGGCGGCGGGGGCGCGCGGCGTTCAGCTATATCGACGCGGGCATAGAGCCGCTCGATCATAAGGCCGACGCGCACGGTGCGCTCAAGCTCAGGCACATCCTGCGGCGGGGCTAAGTCTTCGAGGTGATCCAGCATCCGGTCGGCAAAGGCCCGCAACCGCGCGCACCGTTCTTGCGGCGTGTAGCGTTCAACTGTGTGCGGGTCGGATGTCATCCCCTTAGCATGGGGGAAATCGACGGGGCGGGGATAAGTTACCCTAAAAGCGTGCTCAGTCTGTCGCGCAAGGGCGGCAGGTCGGTTTTGACGGTTTGCCACACGACCATAGGGTCAACCGAGAAATAGTCGTGGATCATCTTATTACGCATAGTGCGCATGGACTTCCACGGGATGTCGGGATGGGTGCTGATGAAATCAGGATCATGCTGGCCGATCTTGTTCGCGGCTTCCCCCAGAATTTCTATGGTACGGATCACGGCGTCCAGTGCTTGCGAATTTTGGCCGAAGGCTACGGCGGTGTCGAAAGGGGCTGTGTAGATCAAAGCGCGGTCAATCGCCTCAATCATGTGCCCAATATAGCCGGTTGTGCGTTCAGGTTTGCTCAAAGGGCCTTAGCCTCACGCAAGACCTTGGCGCGGAAGGATGCGGGCAGGGCATCGGGCGTCATGACGGAGACATTGAACCCCAGAAGGGCTTCGGCTTCGTCCTGTAGCTTAGCCAGCGTAAACAGCGTCGTCGTCTCGGACGGGTCAACCAGCAAATCCAGATCGCTTAGCGGTGTGTCTGTGCCCGTCAGCACCGAGCCGAACACGCGCGGGCGCGACAGGCCGTAACGGCTGACAAGGCCACGCAGTTGAACACGTTTGGCATCAAGGGCTTCGGACGGTTTCATGAGGTAAGTTTAACGGATCGGACGGGGTATGGCAAATCGGCATACCTTCTACTTCCTGTTGCGGAGCAATGGGGAGGTGGCGCGGCGTAGTCCGCGACGGAGGGGGACGGCTGAGACGAGGTGGTTTGCACCGGCATTAGGGCATCACGCAAACTAAGGACGGTGGCTGGAAATCAGGGCGGCGCTGTCCCCCTCCGTCATTTCGCTGCGCTCAATGCCACCTCCCCATCTGCGATAGGGAGGAGGAAGTGTAGAGGTTGAGTTTATGCACTCAATTTGTTGTGGGGCCCTTTGTGAACCCTCTCTACAAAAGTCCGAAGATCTCCAAGCTTTTCATCATGCAACGGAACATCAGACAGTAACTTCATCACAAATTTTGGCCCATGGTTGCCAATTTCCGGGCAAAACATTTCGATTTCACCCACTGGAACCAAATATATTCCAATCTTTTCAAGTGACTCTATTAACTCGTTGAAATCAGATTGTGCTTTACCTTTTGGCACTCCAGCCTTGCCGAATTTTTTAACTTCATACCATGAAGCACCTTGTTTCATTGCATCGGTTATTTCGCTTTTGGGTAGATTTTCTTCTTCGGATTTTTCAATTACAGCGATAATTTCTTTTTTGATGTCACTGTTAGATTTTGGCTTTTTCCCTTTTCTTACAGCTGCATCTAAGCGAGTCCATAGGGGGTTAATTTCATCCCAGTTTCCTCCAAAAGCTTCAACTGTTGTCTTTACTAAAGAAGATTCAGAAAGAAAATCTAGGTCTAATATTGCTTTAACGGGCACACCAATTTGACGAAGAACTCCGGCAATTTTGGCTACACCATGTTTCCCTCCGGTTGGGACATAAGCGGTGTCTTGCCACTGTTCCGTGGAGTTGCTGGACAAGTGATCAGCGACAGAATTTATCAATCTACAGTCGCTATCGTCCTCACATATTATAGTTTGTTCATGGAATATGCCTTCAAGAGCATTGGAATAACGCAATTCTGGCTTTTCCCATAATTCTTGGATCGTAGCTGCTGGTGCTTCTTGTACAAAATTTTTGTCTCCTTCTCTACGGATTCTAAGAATTCGTACGTTTCCTTTTGTGCCTTCAAGAAATCCGCGTAAAATGTCACTGCTATGCGTTGCAACGAGTAACTGCCCCTTTACCTCAGCGGCCAATGTTTCGCCTAAGCGGCGCATTTGAGGGGGGTGCAAAAAAGCCTCTGGCTCATCAATTAATGTGATATCTAAGTCTGTGACGACTGCTTCAAAAAGGATACCGGCATAACTTTTCATACCGTCTCCTTGTTGATCTAACAGAGGGTTTTGGCGAACTAAATCAACGTATTCGTTACTCACACGATCTAATATTTGGGAAGCCGGTAGTTCACCAACATGAATAGGGAGCTTATTCCCTCCTCTAAAGTCAAACATAATGTCTTTTCCAAAGGCTTTGCGAAATAAACCACTCACCTTGGACATCAAATGCTGATCATCATAAAGGACGTGTTGCGGTTTTGATTTTTGCTCGTCTGGAGAAATACTGTTTTGTTGATTGCATATTGTTAATCTGTCGTTTGCCGCTATATTTTTAATGTAGCCATATAATAAATCATGTTGTAAATATTTATTAGACCAAAATGCTATTTGTTCAGAGTTGATTTGCCAGCTTTTAAATCTATATTTTCCGTTATAATAATCTCCATTAGTTTCTAAAAATTGTTTTAGATCTTCCTTTGTTCCAGTTTTGTTGATTTCCATGTTTGAAATTACAATTGGTCGGAATTTCTCGCCTTGATGCGCAATCGATATT encodes:
- a CDS encoding DUF86 domain-containing protein; amino-acid sequence: MSKPERTTGYIGHMIEAIDRALIYTAPFDTAVAFGQNSQALDAVIRTIEILGEAANKIGQHDPDFISTHPDIPWKSMRTMRNKMIHDYFSVDPMVVWQTVKTDLPPLRDRLSTLLG
- a CDS encoding ATP-dependent nuclease, whose amino-acid sequence is MTSKPTASISKLTFSSGQSFDLSPSEKIILVGANNSGKSQSLREIISIAHQGEKFRPIVISNMEINKTGTKEDLKQFLETNGDYYNGKYRFKSWQINSEQIAFWSNKYLQHDLLYGYIKNIAANDRLTICNQQNSISPDEQKSKPQHVLYDDQHLMSKVSGLFRKAFGKDIMFDFRGGNKLPIHVGELPASQILDRVSNEYVDLVRQNPLLDQQGDGMKSYAGILFEAVVTDLDITLIDEPEAFLHPPQMRRLGETLAAEVKGQLLVATHSSDILRGFLEGTKGNVRILRIRREGDKNFVQEAPAATIQELWEKPELRYSNALEGIFHEQTIICEDDSDCRLINSVADHLSSNSTEQWQDTAYVPTGGKHGVAKIAGVLRQIGVPVKAILDLDFLSESSLVKTTVEAFGGNWDEINPLWTRLDAAVRKGKKPKSNSDIKKEIIAVIEKSEEENLPKSEITDAMKQGASWYEVKKFGKAGVPKGKAQSDFNELIESLEKIGIYLVPVGEIEMFCPEIGNHGPKFVMKLLSDVPLHDEKLGDLRTFVERVHKGPHNKLSA
- a CDS encoding nucleotidyltransferase family protein; translation: MKPSEALDAKRVQLRGLVSRYGLSRPRVFGSVLTGTDTPLSDLDLLVDPSETTTLFTLAKLQDEAEALLGFNVSVMTPDALPASFRAKVLREAKAL